The following DNA comes from Enterocloster bolteae.
TTGGTGACGGAGAGGCGCCGTAAGGCGGTATATGACTTTTTCATGGAAAAAAAGGACTGCCGTCTGTGCATGGTGAAAGCCCATTATGCAGATTTGCAGGATGCATATGACGCGTGCGGGCATTTGATGCGGCTGGAGGAGAGGCCCACCGCTATTTTTGCCTTTAACGATATGATGGCAATTGCGGCAATGAGATATCTGGTGCTTCACGGCATACGTGTGCCGGAGGATATGGAGATAATGGGATTCGACGACAATCCGGTGGCCAGTTTTGTGCTCCCCTCGCTGTCAACCGTGGTTGCACCCAATTACCAGCTTGGGGAAAGTGCAGCCAGACTGCTGCTGGAAAAACTGAGGGGCAATACAGAGAGTAAAAGCGTGTTGTTTCCGGTGGAATTAAAGCTGAGGGAAACCACCAGAAATAATGTAAAAGAGTATAGAGACAAGCTATAGATTCCGCCCACGGCATAGAAAGTCTGATGTAACCAGTTTCATCCGGAAACTGGTTTGGATTCGTTGACAATCCGTTTTTTTTTGATATAATTAAGAAAAACGCATAATAATAAACAAAAACACATAATAAAATTGTGTATATTGCACAAGAGAATTTTGCGCGTTAAAAAAGATACATGTAAAAATAGAGTATAAAATAAAATGATGTTCTGCCCCGGAAGGAGTACACGGCATGGTAAAAATTATCGGAATATGTGGAAGCCCAAGAAGGAAATCATCCTATGCCGCATTGCGGGAAGCGCTGGACGGCGCACTGGAAACAGGGGACGTGGAAGTGGAGCTCATTGAACTGCGTGCAAGGAAGCTGAACTTCTGCATTCACTGCAATAAGTGTCTGAGAGAGGACGCGGTCCGGTGTACAGTATATGAGGACGATATGACCCCTCTCTATGAAAAGGTATATCAGGCTGACGGGATGATAATAGCATCACCGGTCTATGAGATGAATATTACGGCACAGCTGGCGGCCTTTTTCAACCGGTTCCGCCCTACCTGGAATATTATAAAAAAGGATCCCACATTTTTTAACCGGAAGGTGGGCGCTGCGATTGCAGTAGGAGGAACAAGAAACGGAGGACAGGAAGGGGCACTGAACGCAATCCTTGGATTTTACCATACACAGGGTATGGTTGTCTGCAACGGGGGAGCGGGAACTTACGCAGGAGCCAGTCTCTGGAATCCGGGGGATGGGTCAGGGGAAATGGACGACCCGGAAGGATTAAAGAGAGCCAGGGCACTGGGTGCAAAGATGGCTGATTTGACAAAACGACTCAATTTGGATAACTAAGCCGGAACGGATTCAAACTACCGGTTTCCATAAGGATACCGCATAATGTTTATTTGCCCTTGTGTTTGTCTTTTTCAAATAAACAGACAGGTATTTTGTGGAAGCCCTGCCAATTCCTGACAAAACATGGCGCCGATTCGTCAGGTAAAAGTTTTGAATATAAAAAATAAAAGGAGAACTTCATACATTAGGCAGAAATGGCGGGAGTATCAGAAACAGGAGTTAGTTATGAGAATGATGAGTTATGGTATCGAAGACAAACCCCGATTGGCAGTAGCGTTTCCATTGGCATTCCAGCATGTACTATCGGCATTTACAGGACAGATTGCGGTAGGTATGCTGCTTGCGATGGGATTTGGGCTCAGTGTCAAAGAAACTGCTTTATTAATTCAGTGTGCGTTATTTATCACCGGTATAGCTACCATTATCCAGTCCTTTGGAATCGGAAAGCATATTGGAGCCAGACTCCCCATTGTATCAGGAGGCAGCTTTACGCTGATTACACCAATGGTGGTGGCGGCCAATAACCCCAATATCGGAATCGGCGGAGCTTTTGGGGCGGCCCTGGTTGGAAGCGGTGTATTGTTTATTCTGGGTCCCATTGCAATCAGGTACTTACATAAGTATTTCAGCCCTACCGTCACAGGGGCAGTGGTGCTGACCGTGGGTAACTGTATCGGCGCAACGGCATTCGGAAACTTTAATGTGGAAAGTGAAACCGCGATGACTGAATTGGCGATTGCTGTAATGGTCGTTGTGGTGATTGTTCTTCTGAACTTTTTTGGAAAAGGCCTTATCAAACAATGTTGTATATTAATCGGCATGGTAATAGGATACGTTGTTGCCGCGGCCCTTGGCATGGTGGATTTTTCAAGCATCGGAGAGGCTTCCTGGTTTTCCATGGTTAAACCCTTTGCATGGGGAGTCAACTTCAATGTGGGAGCAATCCTGAC
Coding sequences within:
- a CDS encoding flavodoxin family protein; amino-acid sequence: MVKIIGICGSPRRKSSYAALREALDGALETGDVEVELIELRARKLNFCIHCNKCLREDAVRCTVYEDDMTPLYEKVYQADGMIIASPVYEMNITAQLAAFFNRFRPTWNIIKKDPTFFNRKVGAAIAVGGTRNGGQEGALNAILGFYHTQGMVVCNGGAGTYAGASLWNPGDGSGEMDDPEGLKRARALGAKMADLTKRLNLDN
- a CDS encoding uracil-xanthine permease family protein, producing the protein MRMMSYGIEDKPRLAVAFPLAFQHVLSAFTGQIAVGMLLAMGFGLSVKETALLIQCALFITGIATIIQSFGIGKHIGARLPIVSGGSFTLITPMVVAANNPNIGIGGAFGAALVGSGVLFILGPIAIRYLHKYFSPTVTGAVVLTVGNCIGATAFGNFNVESETAMTELAIAVMVVVVIVLLNFFGKGLIKQCCILIGMVIGYVVAAALGMVDFSSIGEASWFSMVKPFAWGVNFNVGAILTICAVHIGTLMEMVGDTTGLVTAVSNRLPTSEELSRTIRGGGITGMFASAFNGAPVITGSANVGIVAMTGVGSRFVTGLGGIIFLAFAVFPKLAQLLALIPNCVMAGAVLVMCGQISASGLRVISMGDFTERNTTILAIALAIGIGGNFGVANLAFLPSTVTTIFTGIPGTALVALVLNMILPKAAEDEVTDVKIEGEIPAVQ